Part of the Antedon mediterranea chromosome 6, ecAntMedi1.1, whole genome shotgun sequence genome, GGCGAGAAGTGAGGACACACGTCTCAATATTTTCGCATATGCACACAAACATGACATAGTTTGGTTGTATTTAGTTatgaaaaaacataatataaacatatttctcCAATTTTGAGGGCTCACATTTTTATTCAACAgcaataatagaaaaaaatataaagggCTAAGATTAGAAGTATgattttttatcaaatattagacaaacatttattaaacaatactgtaaaaataaatgatataaaaaatgGCACTAACATCCCATTCTGGTTTCTTGGTTCTCTTCTTATGTTTTAAACTTGATTTTTTATTGATTCTTTGAAAAGACATCTTCTATATTGAAATtgaacatttttgttatttttcttttgaatcatataaatacaaaaagcaCAATAGATTAGGACGACACAATAACCCTtgtgcaatttcaaattgcataaGTAACTTTTTACGTTGTTGTGGGATAAATAGGATCGTTATTATTCTACAGAAATCTTTTCAAGTAcagaaaattgaaaaaaaaaatccactcCACTCTAGTAGGAGATTTATGCGCAAGACTTTAAATTGAGTAGAGTTAGTAAAGACCTCTTATAGCCCACAAACTGCCCAGGCCTCcttgctagctaggcctagtaagcaCACACTACTCATCAATAGTCTCCTAGGCGTAGTCtgtactaggcctagataggccCTGTCTGTAGTAGTGTAGGCTTAGTAGGGTATCCTGGCCCTGTAGAAGCCTGTCTGTGTACTGTGTGTGTGTAGCATGCAGTAGTAGGGGGAGTAGGctactaggctaggtaggcctagggcctactactctaggcctagctagctaggcctatcctagATTATAACATTAAACCAAAAATACGAATGATATTACTAATTCATATAATTCAGTTAGGGACAATgcctaaataatattacttttgtttaatacataacataataaacataaaacaacaaCAGATTTGTCTCCGCGACGACGATGATTTTCAGGTTTCGCGGGTTTCGCGTTGCCAGGTACATcacattatttgaaataaatatattctaTGAATCTATGGCACTACTTCATTCAaacatggattaaagaatattctttaatccatgattCAAAGCACAATTTTAAAATCTTAGGCCTAGTTAATATTTAAACAGTACAAAAATAGGTTCACTTTTTGAAATTACTAATATGTAGTATTTTATATtgagtttttattttcattataaataaaatgcttctggaaataaaaattgattaaaatagcGCGCCCTCAACGGAAAACTTTAATAGAAaacttttttccttttttttttggtgttcctaataataaaattatcagCAAAAGAGTAAAATTAGGTAACTTTTGAattactactattattattaagtttattttgtaggctagtatactatactatatgCTACTACACTCATTGCATGGTCTCCCAAATAGAGaggcctattatttatttatattttataagcctctctagcctagctagggccgGCCTATAGGGTAGGCTAACTGCATTATCCCACCCCACACCATGCACCTGGCTAGCCCTCTATTTATGGCCCTGCTGCATGCTGTGCTGATTTATCATCAGCCTGAACTAATTTTTTTAGCATTACAGTATGTCCCTATTAAGAAGAAATGTAAATCTTGATGAACTCGTACAAGACATTCACAACTGGCAAAAGGTAGTTTATGATTTATGaatgaattgaatgtttttgaAGGCAGTCATAGAATTAAAACACATAATTTcttcatataataattattgtcaGAGTTTGTAAAGAAATGAGTGATACAAAGCagtcattaaaattaaaacatgatttcttcatattatatattataattattaggcctaggcctatatactaacattttattttttttatagcaaaTAGATGAGTTATGGGAAACTAATCAAAGGTATGAACTAGACATTAAGTCAATGAGACGGCAATGTGAAACATGTGAAACGAAGGAGAAGAACGCAATTAAAGGTTTGTGttcacaataaataaaacaatcaagttggaaaaaaatgtatttaccatAGATAGGATATAACAATAAAGTTACTCTGCACTCTGatttaaacattacaaaaaaaaacatagataaataaatgaatgacaaaaaaaaaacatatataaatatagcaCTTCTAACTTCTCTATACTACTAACACTAATAAAATGTACATCTTCTAGATTTAGATTCATAAATGAagttaaatgtttacttttacaaaaacattaatattatcgcttgtttactttatttcttttatatatttgtttctttcttattgaattattgttgttagataaaaatttattttgactaatttattttttgtgacaGGACCCAAAACTTGATTAGAGAAAGCTATTTTTTTACTCCTTTTTACATATTGTACTGTTTGTATGTATGATGTGAATAAAGTTAAAAGTTAATcagtatttcttttttattattagatGCAAGTGAGATGCATACGTTGGTGGATAAACTTCAAGATATCCTGACAACAAGATGTCATATAGAAGGTACAGTACTACAGTGTAAACTAGTGCTACTAATGTGTTTTATACAAAACTTGTTTGTACACTATTTCAATGCAATACAGTTTTAATACTTTAGTATGTGTAGTTTAGTGTTGTACATTGAACAGATGAGGagaatatttcaaaatttaatggTATTGCAAAATGTTTGCTACAgcttttttttaacatttaactgTATTGTCTGATAGGTTAAGCATCTtcgtttaaacattttaatattaattttaaagttcaGAATAGAACATTAAAAGATCAGATTGAGGATTTGAAGAACACAATAGCAAGGCAGAACAAGGTACCTTTatcttgttttaattttaacaaattctTTATACTTTCAATATTAAGCCTGTTGTttggttaaattttgatttattctttcttttaaatatgttgtccactactgtattttaaaggaaaataaaGAAAACGAGGATAAATGGAAAAAAGAAAGACAAGATATGATTGACAAGCATACAGAGGAAGTAGCCAGTGTAATCCAGGATGGCCAAATAGAAAGTAGGTGTATATCTCCTATAAAGTTGGATGGTGGATGCCATAAACTATCACTTAATCATctattactaaataaataccgtatttaataaaaataaactccCCAGGGCGTTTATTGTTCGGGAGGGTTTttagggaggcgtttattcgagggaggcgtttattttttttaatgtaatatggtaaaatgtgttataatcaaataatttctccctaaatatgaaaaaaatgacaacaaCATCAATATGTATTAAAAAGTGATACAATTAAGTacaaaatctattaaaatacttggtaaattgtagatcatagaagtcaatgaattctactactgTGCAAATAGAAAAGtgttttaatacaatattgCGTGTAGTGGGGGCgtttatttgaagaaaaaaataaaagctCCCGTTTATTCCAAAGGATGTTCTATGGGGTGGGGGAcctttattcgaataaatacagtatgtgtCAGAACATACACCTAGACATAACGAACCAAAAATTATACATCCACCATCAAGTAGGACTGATAGACATGTTTTTAGAGTAATGCTTTGTGTATTTATTTCTAGTGCAAAAAGAAGTTTGTATCCTTGAGAGAAAATTAGATGAAAAGACACAAAGTGTGAAATCACTTCAGAAACAAATGGCAGATGCAGAAAAAGCCAAACATACAGAGATTGTAAAACTCAAATTAGAGGTTAAACTGCAGACTGTTGGAAGCTTGATGttaattctaaagctctgtctacactatcaaactagtgtgatgtgcccaaatatggtggtgatatgcccaaatatggtagtaatatgacatcatcatgtccatatattggcacatcacattttttgtcacataaagtttgatagagtagacagagcaaCACTACTTCTCAACAAGCAACTAATTCTAAGCTCTACCCCATTCTTGCCATCCTATATTCAATGCAAAATCTAATATAATTGTTGAAGCATATTATGTAATGTGAATTAACCCGGTTTTAATCTCCACATGTGACTCAATCTCTGCTCCTTTTGAGAATTATAATAATGCTATTACCTCAGTGCACCAGACTTTGTCAGTACAGTTGTTGGTTACATCACACTTGTCAACAACACCACATAATTGACCCCCGAACCCATGcatactgaataaataaaacagtaataatTAAATGCTAATTCAAAGTTATTTGAAGGGAACTTTGTTTTGCAGTATGATGCAAAAATGTCCAAACTACAGAAACAGGCAACGAAATCACAGCAAGTTGGCAACAGAAACGCCTCTAGCAACAGTGACATCTTTAGACAGGTCTCATTTCTTATAGAATTTATTTAACTGTTAGAAATTATTTTGTGTAacttatttaaattgtaaaaatttaTAGAACTTCTTTTTCTATTTTGCTATTACCCATGCCCATGGTTTAAGGAAACTATCTAATGATAGATGCCTTGGGTGCTTTTATCATTTTTCTACATATTTTAATACCCTTTTTTCTTTCTTTGGTTTTTACCAGTAAGTGCTCATACATAGCCGTTTTTCAAATTAccaaactacagtactgtattatgtaaATCTGGGTAcctaaaaaatatgaaatgaaatgcGTTTAGAAATATgacaaataatttattcattttttattttatgtttttgtagaaacttaaatttgcaAAGGAAGCATCGGAAAAAGAAATCTGCACATTAAAAAGAACAATCAGCGACTTGGAAAGAAAATTGATCAATCAGCAAGCATCAAAAAGAAAGAAGTTTTAGACAAATATTGGATTTAAATTCTTCAAACAATCACTATAATATAAGTAAAGATTTAGGTTTTCAGAATACagcatgtactgtatttaatattttgatttctcatattttaataaatatatattttttttcttttgagcCCAAATTCAACTTGTTAAATACATGGATAACACCACCATATTGGAAGAACTCCTACCAGGAGCGAGGAATGATAAAATGGCGGGCTCAATTGCCGatgtttttttattctataaatatttcattaatagtATTACTGCCattttaatttatgatttttaaattactgaATGTGATTGtgcaatttctttattttttaggcttaaatttgtaaatatctttataaatgtatataaaaattcTCTTATAATTTTTACCTAATTAATTCACACTTAAATTGCATTAATTTGTTAGTTTTTTGTGTGTATGTAATCTACTTTTTGCTTCTGTTtgatttttgtgtcaaagatgATTATTAAACTTCAATTTATGATTATAAATTgctataaaattatttgtattctTGGAAAACTTCTAAGAGACTACTGTGACTTAAGATTTCAGAAATGTTAATGTTAAcaaaattatactacagtaattcataccagggaagagttaaattcaTATTTTGAAAATGACAGCATCACACAAGGACACAAGTATTTTGGAGTATGTTTCCTATTACAGTACAATGATTTTAAAACGTACAAACAAAACTCGtcattttttatcattattttatttgaaaatttcaGTAGAAAAAATAGACCAAAACTCCAGAATGTTGTTGATTTAAATAAAAGCACTTGTGTATAAGCCTATTCATCACTGTCggaatgttttctttttttttttttgtatcttttaTGTTTTGATCGATCTTTACTTTTGTGCTTGGATTTCTTGTGTCTGTGACTTGATCGACGTTGATCTGACTCGGAATCACTGTCATCATCCGTTGAACTTTCTGAGGAATGTGGACTACGAGAACGTGAACGtctgacaaaaaaataaaaatactgtttattagTTACATTTCAATGTAAAATCTAGAATAGTAAGTAAAGAAAATTCCCTGGTGGAGACAATTTATATTGCTGATGATGACAAGCAAACTGAAACTCTCAACTTCCCAGAACCTCCATAATGTAATTGCAGTAGTAGGAAGTAATATTATCAATCAACCTTTATTTTCCATCATAAAACATAATCTAAAAAATAACGATAATGGAGAACATACAACAAAGACAATATCTACTAcctttttatactgtataatgaaaaCACATATAAACATTgaaaaaaagcaattttaacAAAAAGCGTGAACTatgatacaatataatattaagggGACAGATTTAGGACAACAAAAAAGTGTCACCTTAATAGGGATCGTCACATactgtaaaacaaaacaatttcgcgcacattaaattaaacaaacgaGTGATTGAAATTCGCGAAAGTTTCATGCCACGAATAATTTTAGAGTgttcagtaggcctatgtaccTTACATATTAGTGTCTTTATAACACAAAGGTTGCGCAATCCATACACGAtcttattacagtatttacttgtaattttatttttaattcgcGAAAGTTTTATGTCACGAAAATGGCCGATGTAACCAATTCGCAAAAGTTTCTGGTTTTACAAATATGGGTTGGCGGTAGTGTAAAAAAGTATTGCcccttgtttattttataaaaagtaTCCAAAAGGTttgttctactgtatatttataacATGACCAAATAACCCATTCATTGTTTTTCTTGGTTTACCTTTTACTGtgttctttcttcttttttgaTTTCTTATGTTTTTCTCTTGATTTGTGTTTAGattctttcttcttttcttttttatctgtataaaaaaaatacatatttaaacaattacacttttttgcatttttattttaaaatatagttatttttcttttacattGCATATTGAagctacaaaaaaaaaaatgtgatatgccccatatatggacatgatgtcatatcattgccatatttgggtatatcactaccatatttgggtatatcacactTTATTCAAACTAGTCTGACAGAGTTTaatagataaattaattaacaaagaAGATTGTTAAGCTTTAATGTGCCGCTGTCAAACAAACCAATAGGAAACAGTTAATAATATCCATATCACTGGCTTAAGTGAGTCAAACCAACCATCCAATAGACAATCAACAGTTTGTCTTCCAATACTTACGTTTTTCTACGACTGGCTTAAGTGGCGTTTGATAATCCTCTTCACTGCTCTCACTACTAGTACTGCTGATATCTAACGTAACATTCTTTTCTGGGTCAACTTGCAGAAAATTACGACATTGAAATGTCAAGTGGCCAACATAACCACATTTCTTACAGGCTATTCGGGAATTATCTTTGTTTGCTGTAGAGGGTAGAGGGCGACATTatgaatataaacaaaaattatacaaatctgttttcggtttgttttcagttgttttcggtaattattattaataataatattatagactgaccgaaaatataattatataagaaATAAGTACATTTGATTGCAGTGAATTGATAGTACAGGCACAagaataggcctagctaggctaataCTAGTAGTAGCACCCGGCCCGGGCCCCTTGCCTCCTTTCTAGCTAGACTCTAgttagcctaggctaggcctaacccCGCCCCCTTAGTTtagttagcctaggcctacgtacgGTTAGACTAGCCTACGGCCggcctactagtagtagtactactactacgtagctaggctaggcctagtttagttagCCTACCACAGCCCAttacctaggcctagataacTATGGTAACAGGTAAAGCATTAAGTACTAGATAAGCAGGCGGGATGGAATTTAGTAAATTATCTTACCCGGTTTTCccaaaacattcattttttttttttaattcagttTCAGATTTTTGCGTTTTTAATTTTGATGGTAATTTTTCTTTTCGACGCTGGTGGCGTTTGTTGTGGCAGCTTAAGAGAGAGGGCGCCGCGCCATtacagagaaaaaaaacaacaacagtaAAATTGTTtcctataattttaaaaaactgttattataggcctaattaggcTAAGGATATTTGTAAAATTAGGTAGTTTCTTAGTGTTTAGTCTAAATAGGTAGGATTAATAGGCCCTATGCCTTATATAGTAGCCTTACTACAGAGTACTATATTGGGCCTACTAGAGGTAGTAGCTAGCTAGAGTAGAGGAGGTAGTTAGTTTTAGTAGGCTAgcagggcctaggcctatatgctaaTGGTAgcagtactgtaggcctacagtactagaGTAGTACTAAGCCTATGCTATGGCCTAGTAGTAGGATTTTCGGTACAATCCAAATTATGCAAGAAGAatacaatttcaaattgcgcaagaaagaAAAGCTGTTCTGCAATTTATACTTATCGTgtgaatacaaaataattaagaaCGTACTTGAATAAAGCGGAATCCCATCGCATTTCACTTGCCGGGCCAATCTCACTTTGCCTTTGCAACATAGACTGCAATGTATAGAATGACCCCTCAAGTAGTAGATTCCCGATTCTATTTTGGATACCAAAATGAATGAGACTGATTTTAAATGCGACTGATCGCAAACATGAAGTCtcttgtgttttttttctcagaTTTGATGTATTGGTGAagtactaaataatataatggaaaTCCTGTACATCTTACTATTCTTGGTGCAGCATGTAATATTATGTTCATGTGAAGACCAACCACTACAGTGCAGTCAACTTCAAGTTGGACAATATCCTTTAGTATTGTACTTATGGAGTACTATATTGCATAAGTAAAGGTTTTTGTGTCTATAAGTTAAGCAAAAAACATTTACCAGTTTACTAACTATAATTGTCTT contains:
- the LOC140051510 gene encoding uncharacterized protein, whose translation is MSLLRRNVNLDELVQDIHNWQKQIDELWETNQRYELDIKSMRRQCETCETKEKNAIKDASEMHTLVDKLQDILTTRCHIEVQNRTLKDQIEDLKNTIARQNKENKENEDKWKKERQDMIDKHTEEVASVIQDGQIEMQKEVCILERKLDEKTQSVKSLQKQMADAEKAKHTEIVKLKLEYDAKMSKLQKQATKSQQVGNRNASSNSDIFRQKLKFAKEASEKEICTLKRTISDLERKLINQQASKRKKF
- the LOC140051512 gene encoding uncharacterized protein, with amino-acid sequence MNVLGKPANKDNSRIACKKCGYVGHLTFQCRNFLQVDPEKNVTLDISSTSSESSEEDYQTPLKPVVEKHKKEKKKESKHKSREKHKKSKKKKEHSKRRSRSRSPHSSESSTDDDSDSESDQRRSSHRHKKSKHKSKDRSKHKRYKKKKRKHSDSDE